The stretch of DNA TGAAGCCCTATGGACTCCAAGATAGGGGAACCCTCACTGTATCATCACCACAACGGTCAAAACAGCCCTGGGTCCAGATGCCCTTGAGATACTTAGCCTCCTTGAGGAGAATACACGACATGTTAGGATTTACCTAGTATTTACCAGTGTGGAACTGACATTTCGGATTTTCATTGGAATTGCAGATCCTGTTCCCAAGAACACAATTTCTGGATAAGCATCCACATTTCCTAGAGAAAGTGGAAAACAACAATTTGTAAGGAAAATGCTATCTGCACACTGCCCATTCAGACACTTCAGTTCAGTAGCCTGGTATCTCCAGAGTCTACACACCTGGCACACCTATTACCGCTTCCCTCAACCTCTGGCTTTCCCACAGCAGCAAGATTCATGAAGGGAAGACAGAAGACAGAAAAGGCTCACTGCCTGCAACAGAGCTGCCAGTTCAGGAGGGACCTAGCTGCTGCTCCATAGCACCCTGACTTGCCCCAGTACCAAGATCTGGACAGTAAGCCAGTAGTGCTGTATCATACCGGGCAAGCCTCACTGCACACAGCAACTGAAATTCAGAGAGCAGTGCTTTACAGGGAGCTGGCTTTAGAGCAAGACTTCTCTCAGACATACTGACTCACGCTGTAGCTGCTAAGACAGCGTTCAACACAAGCAGAGCTCTGCTCACCACAGAGAAGCAGCATACAGGGACAGTTTAGACTCAAAACACCCAACAGTGCTCAACCCCCAAACCCACTAGCCTTGGAAAACCAGAAGCACAGGACTACTTAACTTCAACTGAAGGGAGCCATCCTAGTCTGCACATAGCCCCTATTCCACACAGCTCCAAGAGAAGTTAAGAGCACCTCTGAAGCAGCAGGAAGATTTCACATTCACAGCTTTTCCTGAGCTCTAGAGTACTCAGTCACCAAGACCTCACATTTCCCATTAACACTGAGCCAGGACACGTTGCTAATACTTACCTGGCACAGCGGGCAGGCTCTCTTTGCACTCCTTCACACGATCCTGGAAGTCAGGGAGATCTAGGGCTTCACTTACAAATGCATCATGATCACAGACAGTCACAGCATCCCTGAAAGAACAGGCCACACATCACAGGATGGGGTGGGtaagaagctgaagagacagcATCTTTCAGGGCAAAGCGCTGAATTACAACTCTGAAATAGCCTTACAACAAAGGACCAAATGCTCCTTCCAAGCTCTGTTTTGAGGGTTTGGGGAGATGTATCCATGCATGTGGTGTGGGCCAGAAGGACCTGGTCAGCCTGAGCCACCCAACAGTAATGCTGACTCCAGCAAATCAGAGAAGCAAACAGCTCCTGGAAAGCAGTATGTTCCCCAGTGCTGACCTGATCCAGAGAGCATCCAGACACCAGAGGGCACTGCAAGGCCCTGCATGGGAAGCACCAGGACTCCTGGAAGAGCAACAACCACCAGAAGGAGTTCCAGGCACCACTCAAAAGCAAAAGCGTCCTGTCTCCTGGCCCTGCTTCAGAGCATGTGCAATACTACAGGCCTCTAGACACCATTAGCAGAGAAACTCCAGCTCTTCTTGGCATCTGGGTCCTCCTATTCTGGCTGAGAGCGCCAGAAATTTGAGACAAGGAAGCTGGTGTCCTCTTGCATCATGTGGTACCCTGCCCCCAAAATCCTCACTCAACCTCTTCTCCTACCTGCCCACAGAGCAAGTGCCAGCAGAGAAACTTGCATCTATTTAATCACCTGTTACTGTCTGAAGACACAGAAAGCCCAGTAAGGCCAGGCCTGCCAGCCTCCCTGAGAAACCTCTCCCTGCCACCATCCGCTCAGCCACAACCATGGCTGGTGAGCAGCATGTGAGGTCAAAGTAAAGGTCATTGGAGTGCATGTGGGCCTACATGAGGGAGAGATGGAAATAAACCTCCAAACCAGAGTTGTCTAGGCAATGTTTTCAGTGGCTCGCTCATATCCCTGTCCTGCACTGTGGCTTAGATTTCTAGGGACTGCAGAGATGCAAAGACCCTTCAAAGCACACAGTTGATAGCATAGGGACTGCTCCAGCACAGCCTAAGATAAGAAGCCAGAAAGAATATCTATCCATTGACCTCCTTCAGCTCAGGAACACTCTCTGTCCTTATATTAGCACATGTGAAAAACTGTTTCAAGCCAACTCTCAAAGCTGGAAAGCCAAAAAGATTCCCACTGACCTCTGCCACTCCTGTTGGGGTCTGAAGTGGTATTTCAGGAGGCACTCTCCTCGGACAATGGGCACACTACAGGCAGCCTCTTCTTCCTACAGAGGAAGGAATGATGTTATACAGATTCTTCACTCAGGGGTGTGAGGTACACAGGCAAGAGGGGCCTCCTCTACCTTGCTCTGGTAGCTGGTGAGCAGAGGGAAGATCTCTGGGTGGATAAGGTTCAGCTGGGTTTGGATCTTGTAGCTACGTGGGTTATGCACTGCAGCAGAGTTTTCATTGAGTACCAAGTGCTGAGTTCCACGTCCAAATCTAGGAGAGAAAGATAAAAAGTTTAACAGCTTCAGTCCCACATTAGGGTCAAGCACATGTGCACACCCAAGGCCATAGCTAATCTCTGAGCCAGATCCCTGCTACCCCCAACAGTTATTCCTATCCTGGGAAAAACCTTCACATTGTAAGAACAATCTGCTGCTCAGCAATGACATAAAACCAAGTATCAGAAGACCACACACCTTTCCAGCCACTGCTGGTAGCGGCTGTCCTGAAGCACTGACTCTGGAGTCATGTGAATAACTAAGGCCACCTGGTTCTCAGGAAGCCCTTCTTGGTACCTAGAAGGGCATTCAAATATGGTGAGAAACACATGAGCTTTGGTCCTTTATCACCCTGGCATCCCCTTCCCACTCTGAAGTCCCAATAGCAACAGAGATCCACCCCTGCCAGAAGCAGGCAGGGCACAGGTCTTATGAGCACAATGCAGAAGTTCCAGGCTCCACCTCACAGTAGACCTTGAGTTGCATGGAGCTCAAACCAGTTATTTGCTGCCACCTCCACTCTCCCACCTGGGGCAGTTCCTCTCCTCCAAGCGCACCAACATCTTCAGAGCCTTTCAGAAGCCTAACGTGTCTCTGTACAAGCCCTGCAGAGACACTGCATGCAATCTAGGCATCTAGGCTCACCACACAAGGCGCGGCAGTCCCTCTAATGCTCCTCAGCAATACACCACAGTGCACATTCTCTTCCCTGAAGGTCCCAAGGAAGACAGGCCTGTCACAGTTACAGACCCTCACAGGTCCTGCATAGCCCTGCCTTTCCTAAAAGACTCCCAAATGCACCACCAGTCCTTTGTTGCATGTGTAGCTCCTTAACAGTACCACATACCTCAAACTTCAGCCATGGGAACTTACACATCTAGAATAGGACAAGAACTTCTCCTCAGTGAAGCCTGGCATGGATGTTTCCACCCCAACCTTCCCCCTGATCATCCAGCCCCCTACCTTCGGAAGGTGTCATTTTCACAGACAGCATCCACAAAGCCCTCGTGGGGACACTCCAGTACAATGAACACTGGGCCAGGATCAGTAGGAGTACACAGTTCTTCAGGCAACAGCTGCAGGCAGTTACACAAAAGTCACCCCATGGTCAGGCCACACACACAACCCTCCTTGCATCTCTACATCAGACTCTCTCAGTAGCTGCTCTACCAGCAAACCCCCAGCAGGCTACTGGGACTTGCAGAACCAGCTCAGAGCAAGCTCGCTCGATGCTCACCAAACCCAACCAGTGCAGTTCTTGTTTCCATTCTGTCCTCCCATTACACAAGTTTGCATTGTGTCACTAGTGCCAGCAAATCCCAAACCTGGTAGGTTTTAGAACAAGCAATTAAACAAATTGCTACCAGAAAAGGAATCTAAGCAGCTTCCAGGTCCCTACAGCAGACTTGGACAACAGTAACTGCTTGCTTGAGAAGAGCAGCTCTGTGAAATCCTTATGGCACAGAGATATGTCAATCCTGTTCCTCAGGTTAGGATCTTCATTTACAGGTCAACTGGGAATGGCCAGAGCTGGCTGTGCCTCTAGCTTCAGTCTAGAATCTGAGATTAAGGCATTTAACTTCCTCATGGTATAAGAAGTGCAAACAGAGTAAGGACGGAGTGATGGCTACACAAGTAATCAGACTCCAGATCTAAAACATGCAGGGATTAACTCTACTAATTCCCTCCTAAACCTGAATTAGCTTTGGGAGCTTGGGAAGGGGAGATGAAGAAGCACAGACAAACCGCAGACATACACAGCCATTAGCACAGATTAGCTCACTTCAGAGTGTGCTTCCCTAATCATCCCCTGCAACAGTCCCAGACAGACAGCAAGAAGACACCCCATGGGAGCCACTTTCAGTAACAGCTTAGGCTGGAAACAGGGACCAGTCACCAAGCAAAAAAAGCAACTCAGGAGCTCCAGAACAGCAAAACCCTGCCAATGCACTCTAGCAGTGATGAGAGGGAATAGGCAGATAGTTATCACCCATCCTACCCCCACAAGCAAGGGGGTTAAATGTATAAGCATCCCAATGCCCCTTGGTACCCACAGCATTCTGCATGAGACTATTTCTATCCTCCCACCCTCACTGGGCCCCCAAGATAATGCAAACCCACAGCAGAAAGCACAGATGGATCTTACCTCTCTGCCTTCAAAAGTGACGCTCTCCCCATTTTTTAGAGCTGTGATTATGGGAAAAATGGCTGGAGTTCCCCTGAAAACAAGGCCATTGAAATATTTAGCATAATGATATCAATATGACTGGAGCTGCCTCATCCCCCAGGCTGGGCCCCTGTACTTACACTGGCAGGCCTAGCTCCTGTGCTTTAGCTGCTaagaattttcctttctttgggtgaatctgaaataaataaataaataaataaataaataaataaataaatcaaccaAAGAGCCTTAAACATGGCCAGGAAATCCATATTCTGCCATATACCACCCCACAAGCTCagggcatttttttcctttaccttcAATATCAGGTGTTGTGTACACCAAGTCCTCCCCACTGTTTAAGTTATCTGACCTGGGGAATCTAGGGCTCTGGATATACCCACAATCTGTAAAGGGTGAACAGTAAGTCTTCAGCAAGCCATCTTCTAGACAAGGAGGGCAGACTAGTTTTCTACTGTCTGTTCAACAGCCACTAGTCTACTTTACTCCCAAAAAGCTTTCACCGGTCCTTTTGGTTTCTAGAATCATACTGCTGCCTCCTCGCTCCTTTCTTTAACCAAGTAAGCAGCAAGCATGAATGGAACCTGTCTGCTCTTAACTGGCTAGTTCATAAAGAGCACTTAAAGATTTCTTTAGTTTTTACAGGTTCCTACTCATATTCCATCTTCTCTGACCTTTACAGGGAAGAATCATAGAACAACATAAAGTCCTGCTTGAAAATGTCATCTCCAACTAAATCTATTCAGCAAGACAAAATATCGATCTAGAGACCACTGCGGCCAGTCTTACTTTACAAAGGAAAGCCATCACCAGATCAGGATGCCTGTCACCACGCTTCTCTGTGTCACCTGTAGAAGAAAGCAAGATTACTCAGGATCATCACCGACTCACTTTCCTGAAAGCCAAAATGTTTCAACATCTGCTAAAGTATTTACAGGAACAGCAGCACCCTCATCATCCAGCCAACTCAGAGCCCAGCAGCAAAATGTTCCAAGCACCTAAGTCTAGAGAGCCCACAGTTTCAGCTATAATAAACCAAATTAAAGCCcaagactgaaaaataatcaaCCTCAACATCTACATGCAAATAACCTGCAAAAAGCTACAGAGACTAATCGCACCCCAAGAAGGAGTCATGTCCCATTTCCAGGCTGCATTAGTTCTGTGTCAGCTTCCAAACTACCACAGCCCATTCTGTCCCATATAAATCCTTCAGCTGAGGACATCTACATATCTCACTTCCACAGAGCAAACAGCTTGAAGCACAAACACACATGCTtcaatttgcttttatttcaattATGTTAAaaagaacattcttttttttccacctgtttttcttgggctttctttttccttgtccTCCTCCAGGCTTTGCCGCACAGCTTTTGGGGATCCAGGCTCTGGATCATCTTTTGGGCTATTTTCACCTTGGGCTGATGCTCCAGGACTCTGAGGCAACATGCTTTCAGCAGCTAGTGGCTTTCCTGTCCCAAATCCAAGAAAACCAGACAAACTCACTCACACAAAGACAAGAGAAGCACTAGCAGCATCCCTTCTTCCACAAGTCATGTTTAAACTGCCCCCAAATAAAGAACTCTTCCCCCAATCTGACTTGCTCATGCATATTCTATCCACTACTTGTTCAAGTCCTTCAGATTTTCTCAAAACAGCTAGACTCCATCAAGCCTATGCCCGTGCCCTAAGATCTGCAGTTTTCAGTAGTAAGAAAACTCAAGTGGTTGAAAAAAGCCCCATTCCACATGTTATTCTACATACCCACACCAAAAGGAACAAGCTAAGGCCCTGACTCAGCACATCTTGTTTCTTTGAAAGAGACTCACCTCCTGAGAACAAACATGCAAATTCATAAACCTCTCCTTACTCAGACTTGCAAACAGAAGCCACTCCTATAACCACCTTAAAGCATGATTATTAAACATGCACTTTTCCTCTCTGACTCCAGCTTCACACACTCACCTATAAGAGGTATTTGGTAGACTGTCATCGTCTCATCCTTATACTCCGGCTCTGTGTGCAACTGTACAGCTTGGAAGAGATAATAGTAGGCATTAACAAGTTAATAAGAAGAGATTCAAACTTTAGAAGAATTCAAGAAATCAGAAGaagacttttttcctccctcagagAAAAACTGCTGAAGACCCCCACCTCACTGCAAAGATCAATGAATAACTGAAGCTCTTAAGAAGCCCACCATCCATAAAACACCATCCACAAAACCACAGTAAGGAGGTTCACTGGCAGTCCCTAGAGGCATATTGCCTTGACAGTGCTTTCAAGCTAAATTCTGCTTACTATTCAGGCAGACTGGCAGTTGCCTACCAGAAATAGTGCtggaaacactgttttttcttgaaGGTAGTTCCTGTGATGGATTTGAACATCAAATGGGATTAAAACACAACTGTTCAAAACTTTCTTCAAAAGGATCTAAACCAGAGCCATTCTTTCTGAAATTATTCCAGCTCAACACAATTTAGGCCACAGCTGAAACCAAAAGAATTTGTTACAAGTTCATATTTAGTTACAAATCACTGGTGTACATACCTAAGTCCATTCTCTTTAAGGGTCCAGGAAAGAGTCGAATGGCTTTCAAGTAGCTTTGCTGGAAAAGAGACAGTGTTTTGGGAGGCCACCTCTAAAGCAATATAAAATGCAAGCACCACTTTCAAAGGTAAAGTTACAGCTTTCTTCCAGTAAAGTACGATCAAAGACTCAACTCCCAGTCAAGAGAAACTTGGACACTACGTAGCCAGCCAGAAAGCACTGGGCTGGTGTCTCACCTACAGCACACGACCCATTTAGAAAGGGAATGGAAAAACGAAGGTGAAAATTCCCCCCTGCAAGCCCTCCTCTTGCTTCAGCATAAATACCCAGCAGATACCGCAATGTAACAAAACAATTCTGAGGATTGGAAGTTCTTCGCCTAGACATGGCATTAGGCTGGCAAGCATTGCCTTGAGCGAAAGATCAGATATCAAGTTTCTATTAAAAGAATATGCGAAGGGGGAAGGAGACAGGAGACAAAAGGATGCCCTTCTTTCTATAACATGATTCATCAGAAATTTAGCTGACAAGACAGTTTCAAGGAGCAGAAGTCTGACATTGCTCTGTGTGTAACTGAATAGACTTGCTTTGTAAAGCCAGCCCTTCAAGCAGAGACAAACAGGCCAGCACTAACTCAGACCAGCACCTTACACCTGTAAGATGATTCACTGCCTTGACACTAGTTCCCCAATTGCAAGGTAAGCTTTAATGTTTGAAAGGTTCCCTCCTGCTTCTGCAAGCTTCCACTACTTACCAGCTTTGGTGGCCCCAAGAAAACACATCTTTGAAGCCCCATAGCCTTTAATGTGAGAATCATgcctaaaacaaagcaaagcagagagaCAGCTTTATCACAGCCCCACTGTCCTTTGGCGGATCATGCAAGAGAGATCCCCCTCACTGCCATGGAGTGCCTGGCCTCTCAGTGAAGATCACACCTGAACTCAGATCTAAATTCAAATTTGCCTTGGCTTTGTGACAGTTTCAACAAATCACTTATCTCCACATATCTTCACGGTCAAAACTGGCAACAAGTTACCCAATCTCCTTTCCATCTCCTTTCTTGGAATTTCTGCCTGATCTAATCTCATCCTGGTTTGAGCACAGGGATCAACCAGAAACCTCTGgaagtcccttcccactgaatTATTCTGACTCACAAAAGGCTCCAAACTGGCAAAGGAGGAATAACAATGCTTCTACTCTAGAACATTTTGGGAAGATAAAGCCACGTGCAGTGGTGAGGCAGTGCCTCTTCCACCACGTGTCAGCATGCACCGATGCAGGGAACACGCTACAGCTGAAAGCACTGCAGAGCCCCATGTGCAACCACACCGCTCTGACAGAGCTTTTCCTCTCTCCAGCTCTACATAAAAGACCTTAAGTACCACTTTAAGGACGTCTGGCAAAGCAACCATCTCTGGTCTACACACAACTGCAGCCCACAGTAAGCTCTAGCGAGTGGAACCAGCCCAGGGGCCAGGCTGGCACTGAGGCTCCCGaccagccagccccgctcacctgGCAGCCCGCCGACGTTGGCCCAGGCCACCCGGCTCAGGAAGATGCTGTCCAAGTGGGAGATCTTCAGCCTGAGGAGAAAGATGGGGGAGTAAGCCGGGACCAGGGCAGCCCCAGAGAGCAGACGGGGGTGGCCGCTGCCGGTATCCCGCACTTACTTGTGCTCCTGCATGGCCCGCTGTATGCCCTCGCCGCAGTTGAAGAGGTACCTGAGGGAAGCGGAGGGTCAGGCTAGGCCCGGCGGGACGCCCCGACGCCCTGGGCCCAGCCGGGGACGGGACGCCGCGGGTCGGGGCAGGCCGAgggcgccccggccgcggcgcgcaggCCCCGGGCCTCCACTCACCGGTTGAACTCGGAGAAGACGTAGACGGCGGCGCCGGCGTCGCGGCTCCCGGCCGCCACTACCTGCACGTAGACGGTGTTGGGCCCCGCCAGGCCCGTGCCGGCGCTCCGCCGCCGCTCGCGGGCCCACACGTGCCGCGGCATGTCCTtgggccgccgcgccggccgcgccgccgcgggcccctcCGCCATGGCGCGGCCCAGcgccagccgccgccgcgcgccgcggaCACCCAGCGCCCGCGCCAGCGCCCACATCCGCGCGCGCgcaccacccccccccctccgccccgccggGACCCACCCGCCGCCAATAGGGGCACAGCGGCCCCCGGCGTCCCTCGCCATATGAGGCGGGCTAGCCAATGAGGAGtgagcggcggccccgccgccccgcctccGCGGCTCCGCTCCCGGGCCCGGCCCGATGACCCGCACTGTGGGCTCGGCGTGACGCCTTCCGTCACGTGGCAGGGCCTGCCCAATCGAGCCTGCGGGCACGCTGCGGCGCGGCGCTAAGCGGCCGCCCGCGGGTGCCTAGCAACGCGTgggcgcggtgggggggggggggcggtgcgcgGCCTCCTCCTGGCCCggcgcgcgggctgcggcggccgttggccccggctgggggagggggcgctgCCGCCTCAGCCGTGGCCGTGGCCGCCCGTGATGCGCCCGGCCGTCCCGCCGCTTCCTTCCCCCCACCGGTGCCCCCAGGCTCGCTGAGGCCGGGGGTCCCCTCAGCAACTCCCGCCCGTCGCTGTGGGGATGAGGCGGGGCCGGGGAGGCCTGCGGGCCGCCTCGGGGAGGGCTTGGGCCGAGCCTGAATGCACGGCAGCTCCTGGCCCGGCGGCCGAGGCGGGATGCGCAGGGCCTGGGCGCTGGGCGGAGAGGCGCCGAGGTGCCTGGGGCTGGAACACCTGCcccgtgaggagaggctgagggagccagGCGCGTTCAGCCTGCAGGGGAGGTGGCCTTGGGGGGACCCAGCAGCTTTCCAGTACCTACATGGAGGTCAGCGAGAGGCCAGACCCAGCTCTTCACAGTATATCAGCAGAGGACAAGAGGCATAAATTAGATTGAGAGAGGCTCCAGCTCAATATAAGGgaaaactttttccctgtgaggacAGTGAACAACTGCATCAGGTAGCCCGTAGGGCTGTGcagtctccctccttggaggttttcaagatcagATTGGATAAAGTCCTGAGCATCCTGGTGTGGCCTcagagctgactctgctttgagcacaAAGTTGGactaagggctttgggagatcccaTCCAACCTGGATTATCCTATGATTCTTTAGCCTCCTCCTCACAGTTTTTCCTGGTTGCTCACAAACTTCTCTTCCATTATGTGCCTTGTTCAGGACCTGTTTATGAATACTAGATGATCCAGGCCTTAGATCTGTTTATTTTTCAACTGTCCAAATCTACTGTGATTTCTTAGGCTTCTCTTGGGCTTTCTGTTTGGTTTAAAAAGAACCACTAAATTTTACTGTAACCAGAGTACCCCAACATAAACAATGCTAATCATCAATAACCCTTTTCTTCCATACTTTCAAAGGCAAACCTTATCTTTCCCAGTGCTTTGCTCTCCAAACACTGTCTCCCTTTATTCTTAGTGCCAgagttcttccctttcttttccagtGATCCAAGCAAACAGTTTGAGTGGACCTGTCCAGGAATACAAACCTCCAGATCTTGCCATGGCTATTTACAGATGTTACAGATGTTTACAGATGTTCTACAAGCCTTTTTGTTCAGTCTGTCCCAGACTATAATTCACTTACAATCTCTCCTTCTGACTCCTATATCTTCACACAATAGTTCAAATTAGCAAGGCCTTTTTTCCTGGTTCCCCCCCAACTCCTGTATGAAATAAAGGGAGTGTTCCTTTGAATAGCAGACTCTTTGTTCATGCACATTTTCCACATTACAGTCCTTCAGCTTAAAGCTTGCTGACAGCACTTGGCTCTGCTCCCTGTAGCCAGACAGGGAAACATCAGTTTAGATCTCAAATAGCTTCCCAAACACAACTGAAGTTTCCTAAAGGTGTGTGCTGTATCACTGCATTCCTTCCCTCTGCTGCATCATTTCCTTCCTATGTTAATAATCTTCTGCTCAGGTGAACAATCAGAAactgtgaaaacatttttagtgTGCACCTTTGGGACCACTGCAAAGCTTTCTTAGGGCTCTGACCAGCTGGCATGGGATTTCCAGCCAATGTTTCTTTAGTTGATGAAATAACTAAATGACGGTGTGTGTTTTTTGTAGTCTAATGAATCCTGGCACTTTTGTCCAACCTCAATGgcaccatttttatgtgcacAGTTCAGTATTTGGAGCTGTGACTTCACTAAAATCAGTGGAATTCTGTAAAGTTACAAAACTATCTTT from Apteryx mantelli isolate bAptMan1 chromosome 19, bAptMan1.hap1, whole genome shotgun sequence encodes:
- the ELAC2 gene encoding zinc phosphodiesterase ELAC protein 2 isoform X2, whose translation is MAEGPAAARPARRPKDMPRHVWARERRRSAGTGLAGPNTVYVQVVAAGSRDAGAAVYVFSEFNRYLFNCGEGIQRAMQEHKLKISHLDSIFLSRVAWANVGGLPGMILTLKAMGLQRCVFLGPPKLQSYLKAIRLFPGPLKRMDLAVQLHTEPEYKDETMTVYQIPLIGKPLAAESMLPQSPGASAQGENSPKDDPEPGSPKAVRQSLEEDKEKESPRKTGDTEKRGDRHPDLVMAFLCKIHPKKGKFLAAKAQELGLPVGTPAIFPIITALKNGESVTFEGRELLPEELCTPTDPGPVFIVLECPHEGFVDAVCENDTFRRYQEGLPENQVALVIHMTPESVLQDSRYQQWLERFGRGTQHLVLNENSAAVHNPRSYKIQTQLNLIHPEIFPLLTSYQSKEEEAACSVPIVRGECLLKYHFRPQQEWQRDAVTVCDHDAFVSEALDLPDFQDRVKECKESLPAVPGNVDAYPEIVFLGTGSAIPMKIRNVSSTLVNTSSTRSLLLDCGEGTFGQLCRHYGEQVDQVLCNIAAVFVSHMHTDHHSGLLNILMERRRALASLGQVFSPLFLVAPEQIMPWLHEYHNHCEEILGDIKMITSQSLVKGCENIKPKAKWFVSSLLESYDLAEFQTCEVQHCKNAFACSMVHKSGWKVVYSGDTMPCMALVRMGKNATLLIHEATLEDGMEKEAIEKTHSTTSQAIQIGMKMNAEFIMLNHFSQRYAKIPLFSEDFSEKVGIAFDHMRVRFGDFPVIPKLIPPLKALFADDIVEMEERKEKRELRLLKEASIVLDKLVNGENEEAPSQKRKQAKNHQEVPSKKLKTVN
- the ELAC2 gene encoding zinc phosphodiesterase ELAC protein 2 isoform X1: MDLAVQLHTEPEYKDETMTVYQIPLIGKPLAAESMLPQSPGASAQGENSPKDDPEPGSPKAVRQSLEEDKEKESPRKTGDTEKRGDRHPDLVMAFLCKIHPKKGKFLAAKAQELGLPVGTPAIFPIITALKNGESVTFEGRELLPEELCTPTDPGPVFIVLECPHEGFVDAVCENDTFRRYQEGLPENQVALVIHMTPESVLQDSRYQQWLERFGRGTQHLVLNENSAAVHNPRSYKIQTQLNLIHPEIFPLLTSYQSKEEEAACSVPIVRGECLLKYHFRPQQEWQRDAVTVCDHDAFVSEALDLPDFQDRVKECKESLPAVPGNVDAYPEIVFLGTGSAIPMKIRNVSSTLVNTSSTRSLLLDCGEGTFGQLCRHYGEQVDQVLCNIAAVFVSHMHTDHHSGLLNILMERRRALASLGQVFSPLFLVAPEQIMPWLHEYHNHCEEILGDIKMITSQSLVKGCENIKPKAKWFVSSLLESYDLAEFQTCEVQHCKNAFACSMVHKSGWKVVYSGDTMPCMALVRMGKNATLLIHEATLEDGMEKEAIEKTHSTTSQAIQIGMKMNAEFIMLNHFSQRYAKIPLFSEDFSEKVGIAFDHMRVRFGDFPVIPKLIPPLKALFADDIVEMEERKEKRELRLLKEASIVLDKLVNGENEEAPSQKRKQAKNHQEVPSKKLKTVN